In a genomic window of uncultured Flavobacterium sp.:
- a CDS encoding glycoside hydrolase family 19 protein produces the protein MSFILDNSSVFLKAFLKYNINNPLRIAHYLAQLSHESGNFTRLVENLNYTPEGLAGTSPFNSRMTAVQRNLYGRTASHPANQIMIANIGYANSNGNGNVASGDGWRFRGRGLIQLTGRANYEAYKKYSGYDVVTNPDLLLQVGIAIDCAAWFFSVYKDLNSLADANLITKITQKINGKTNGLADRISKFKFYKAQNITIELLKKKAKPLPNFNSIRTYAFNWLSPFNTKQT, from the coding sequence ATGAGTTTCATTTTAGATAATAGCAGTGTATTTTTAAAAGCATTTTTAAAATATAACATCAATAATCCGCTGAGAATTGCGCATTATTTAGCACAACTTTCCCACGAATCGGGGAATTTTACAAGGCTTGTAGAAAACCTGAATTACACACCTGAAGGACTCGCTGGTACAAGCCCTTTTAATAGCCGTATGACTGCTGTACAAAGAAATCTTTACGGTCGTACAGCTTCGCATCCCGCCAATCAAATAATGATCGCCAATATTGGGTATGCCAATTCAAACGGTAACGGAAATGTTGCCAGTGGTGACGGTTGGAGATTTAGAGGGCGTGGTTTGATTCAGCTTACAGGAAGAGCCAATTACGAAGCCTACAAAAAGTACTCGGGATATGATGTGGTTACTAATCCTGATCTGCTTTTGCAGGTCGGTATTGCCATTGATTGTGCAGCTTGGTTTTTTTCTGTTTATAAAGACCTTAATTCTTTGGCAGATGCCAATTTAATTACCAAGATCACACAGAAAATCAACGGCAAAACCAACGGATTAGCCGACAGAATAAGCAAGTTTAAATTTTACAAAGCTCAAAACATCACCATTGAGTTATTAAAAAAAAAAGCGAAACCCTTACCTAATTTTAACAGTATCCGCACTTACGCTTTTAATTGGCTATCACCTTTTAACACAAAACAAACATGA